Proteins found in one Campylobacter canadensis genomic segment:
- a CDS encoding YceI family protein: protein MKKVLFSMAALAFLSANLSALEIDANSVVTHFKGFKLKTKVAVPGVIDNAKYTFKTTNGSVAQILEGASATMDFADENTKDKVREKNIHRTFIAALSDSKITATLKDVKGDDISGNATAVITFNGVSKEVAMTYKVEDSKLVVSGVINMKNDFNLAAAYTALSTDKVISALHGKVTHEEVEISFDVDVK from the coding sequence AAGTTTTATTTTCAATGGCAGCACTTGCTTTTTTAAGTGCTAATTTATCTGCTTTAGAAATTGATGCAAACAGTGTTGTAACCCATTTTAAGGGTTTTAAACTAAAAACTAAAGTAGCTGTTCCTGGTGTTATTGATAATGCAAAATATACATTTAAAACTACAAATGGTTCAGTAGCACAAATATTAGAAGGTGCTAGTGCAACAATGGATTTTGCTGATGAAAACACAAAGGATAAGGTTCGTGAAAAAAATATTCACAGAACATTCATCGCAGCTTTAAGTGATAGTAAAATCACAGCAACTTTAAAAGATGTAAAAGGTGATGATATTTCAGGTAATGCAACTGCTGTAATTACATTTAATGGTGTTAGTAAAGAAGTTGCTATGACTTATAAAGTAGAAGATTCAAAATTAGTTGTAAGCGGTGTAATTAATATGAAAAATGATTTTAATTTAGCAGCAGCTTACACAGCATTATCAACTGATAAAGTAATTTCAGCTTTACATGGAAAAGTTACTCACGAAGAAGTTGAAATTTCATTTGATGTTGATGTAAAATAA